From Helicoverpa armigera isolate CAAS_96S chromosome 19, ASM3070526v1, whole genome shotgun sequence, one genomic window encodes:
- the LOC110374156 gene encoding intraflagellar transport protein 57 homolog, with the protein MDLNLMDKLRILKIDTELRSHIKMKPMSRHYFITGTNPGEQFYVFASTAAWLIRKTGKEFEQPNEEDDPNIIIATIVDVLREKEIAVDFSSHKLKQGYGEQVCYVLNVLADEVLKVEGFEWQKPIVDIAEPEEAADDIDQVEDETEILLDKVEEEMAIYSGESEEEFDGEEKEEKESLVKKVHDWEAWKLELERVAPALRLKISADGRDWRARHSQMRTYRDELFERFKTTGSQLKKLHGNISSVMDKVLARENILNEQFEPLVRDYGSLLDELSKVTNEYKDVSVGVTERQETLNELTSKVENIKQRTESKGSSMNDNSPLVTAKKAVSNLKKDIQDLDFQIIVLLWLLTTKENPNSNNLFANAESKMVGIESY; encoded by the coding sequence ATGGATCTTAACCTAATGGATAAATTGCGTATACTCAAGATCGACACCGAGTTACGTTcgcatataaaaatgaaaccaatGAGCAGGCATTATTTTATCACTGGCACGAATCCTGGGGAACAATTCTATGTGTTTGCATCGACAGCCGCATGGCTTATAAGAAAAACTGGGAAGGAATTTGAACAGCCCAACGAGGAAGATGATCCAAACATTATCATTGCTACTATAGTCGATGTTCTGAGAGAGAAAGAAATAGCCGTTGATTTCTCTTCACACAAACTGAAGCAGGGATATGGTGAACAAGTGTGCTATGTATTAAACGTTCTAGCTGATGAAGTTCTGAAAGTTGAAGGGTTCGAATGGCAGAAACCAATCGTAGATATAGCAGAGCCAGAAGAAGCTGCTGACGACATAGACCAAGTTGAAGATGAAACTGAAATCTTACTTGACAAAGTTGAAGAAGAAATGGCAATTTATTCCGGGGAATCTGAAGAAGAATTCGATGGAGAAGAAAAAGAGGAAAAAGAGAGTTTAGTTAAGAAGGTCCATGATTGGGAAGCGTGGAAGTTGGAGTTAGAGAGAGTAGCACCAGCGTTGAGGCTGAAAATTTCAGCTGATGGTCGCGATTGGCGAGCCAGACATTCCCAAATGAGGACATATAGAGACGAACTATTTGAGAGATTCAAAACTACAGGATCCCAGTTGAAAAAATTACATGGAAATATTAGTTCGGTAATGGACAAGGTATTGGCGAGAGAGAATATATTGAACGAACAGTTTGAACCTTTGGTTAGAGACTATGGATCTTTGCTTGATGAGCTGAGCAAAGTTACGAATGAATATAAAGATGTTAGCGTAGGAGTTACAGAAAGACAAGAGACACTGAACGAATTGACTTCTAAAGTAGAGAATATAAAGCAGAGGACAGAATCTAAAGGTTCTTCAATGAATGACAATTCTCCATTAGTGACTGCGAAGAAAGCCGTCTCCAACCTGAAGAAGGATATACAAGACTTGGATTTCCAGATTATAGTGTTGCTTTGGCTTTTGACGACTAAAGAGAATCCTAATAGCAATAATTTGTTTGCCAATGCGGAATCTAAGATGGTTGGAATTGAAAGCTATTGA